One Halobacterium sp. DL1 DNA window includes the following coding sequences:
- a CDS encoding branched-chain amino acid ABC transporter ATP-binding protein, producing the protein MSLLEVEGVHTYYGESHVLEGVSLDVERGEVVALVGRNGVGKTTTLRSILQLTPPREGDVRYDGESLVGLDTHEVADRGVGWIPEDRRVFAHLTVAENVRLSVPQGSDEEAGLETAFEAFPDLRDKRNRDAGTLSGGQQQMLSIARGLVGENDLLLVDEPSEGLAPLIVQNVADALREVAEDTTLLLVEQNLPLALDLADRFYVVDHGTVVDEGTTEGVTTDDERFRRLSA; encoded by the coding sequence ATGAGCTTACTAGAAGTCGAGGGCGTCCACACGTACTACGGCGAGAGCCACGTCCTCGAAGGCGTCTCCCTCGACGTCGAGCGCGGCGAGGTGGTCGCACTCGTCGGCCGGAACGGCGTCGGGAAGACGACGACGCTCCGGTCGATACTCCAGTTGACGCCACCCCGCGAGGGCGACGTCCGCTACGACGGTGAGAGCCTCGTCGGACTCGACACCCACGAGGTGGCAGACCGCGGCGTCGGGTGGATTCCCGAGGACCGCCGCGTGTTCGCCCACCTCACCGTCGCGGAGAACGTCCGCCTGTCGGTTCCCCAGGGCAGCGACGAGGAGGCGGGCCTCGAAACCGCCTTCGAGGCGTTCCCGGACCTCCGCGACAAGCGGAACCGGGACGCCGGAACGCTCTCCGGCGGACAACAGCAGATGCTCTCCATCGCACGCGGCCTCGTCGGCGAGAACGACCTGCTGCTCGTCGACGAACCCAGCGAGGGACTCGCGCCGCTCATCGTGCAGAACGTCGCCGACGCGCTACGCGAAGTGGCCGAGGACACCACGCTGTTGCTGGTCGAACAGAACCTCCCGCTGGCCCTCGACCTGGCGGACCGCTTCTACGTCGTCGACCACGGGACGGTCGTCGACGAGGGGACCACGGAGGGCGTCACGACCGACGACGAGCGCTTCCGGAGGTTGTCGGCATGA
- a CDS encoding branched-chain amino acid ABC transporter substrate-binding protein produces the protein MTGIGTSRRTVLKTLGATGAAGIAGLAGCSGLGGSENPDTMKIGVMQPLSGNIAYYGQQALWGFLSGLAYKGDTDPIADPSTGNHEVDVGGTTYELVVRDSKFSADEAQSIANNLVTDEEVDMLFGCASSTAARRVVNNVLSATDIPYMAGPAASADLTASSETCSNQLFRASENTAMDARSGGKYVAEESDVNSVYLFGADYSFGRAVVNNYKRVLQDAGVEIVGERYVQRGHSEWEGLLQQAEEAGAEGVVGGFTVATLPAMFSQFLQGDYSYRLFGGFATRISNAVLGQTLQGVVGKPLTQEKLDGVKAGPFTTRYHWNQYDNDINSDFVEMYSNAYGTVPDLFSSGTFTAASAIVQAVNEESSTAAEDIQAGLTGMTVTDTPKGEGGYTFQEYNNQARSEMTIADVVPTSDEWADSWNAAIMPSEPLSRVSGEEATIPKDGDQMTCSL, from the coding sequence ATGACGGGGATTGGCACGTCACGTCGAACCGTACTGAAGACACTCGGCGCAACCGGCGCCGCCGGAATCGCAGGCCTCGCGGGCTGTTCGGGGCTCGGAGGGTCGGAGAACCCAGATACAATGAAAATAGGTGTGATGCAGCCGCTGTCGGGGAACATCGCGTACTACGGACAACAGGCGCTGTGGGGCTTCCTCTCGGGGCTCGCCTACAAGGGCGACACCGACCCCATCGCGGACCCGTCGACGGGGAACCACGAAGTGGACGTCGGGGGGACGACCTACGAACTCGTCGTCCGCGACTCGAAGTTCTCCGCTGACGAGGCGCAGTCCATCGCGAACAACCTCGTCACTGACGAGGAGGTTGACATGCTGTTCGGGTGTGCGTCCTCCACGGCCGCACGCCGCGTCGTGAACAACGTCCTGAGCGCCACCGACATCCCGTACATGGCGGGGCCGGCGGCGTCCGCCGACCTCACGGCCAGCAGCGAGACGTGTAGCAACCAGCTGTTCCGCGCGAGCGAGAACACGGCGATGGACGCCCGGAGCGGCGGGAAGTACGTCGCCGAGGAGTCCGACGTCAACAGCGTCTACCTGTTCGGCGCGGACTACTCGTTCGGCCGCGCGGTCGTGAACAACTACAAGCGAGTTCTGCAGGACGCGGGCGTCGAGATCGTCGGCGAGCGCTACGTCCAGCGCGGCCACTCCGAGTGGGAGGGTCTGCTCCAGCAGGCCGAGGAGGCGGGCGCCGAGGGCGTCGTCGGCGGCTTCACCGTCGCGACGCTCCCTGCGATGTTCTCCCAGTTCCTGCAGGGGGACTACTCCTACCGGCTGTTCGGCGGGTTCGCGACTCGCATCTCCAACGCCGTGCTCGGCCAGACGCTCCAGGGCGTCGTCGGCAAACCGCTCACGCAGGAGAAACTCGACGGCGTCAAGGCCGGCCCGTTCACGACGCGTTACCACTGGAACCAGTACGACAACGACATCAACAGCGACTTCGTGGAGATGTACTCGAACGCCTACGGGACCGTGCCGGACCTGTTCAGTTCCGGGACGTTCACCGCGGCGTCCGCCATCGTCCAGGCCGTCAACGAGGAGAGTTCGACGGCAGCCGAGGATATCCAGGCCGGCCTGACGGGGATGACGGTGACGGACACGCCGAAAGGCGAGGGCGGCTACACGTTCCAGGAGTACAACAACCAGGCCCGCTCCGAGATGACCATCGCGGACGTGGTGCCGACCAGCGACGAGTGGGCGGACAGCTGGAACGCCGCCATCATGCCGAGCGAGCCGCTCTCGCGGGTCTCCGGCGAGGAAGCGACGATTCCGAAAGACGGCGACCAGATGACCTGCTCGCTGTAG
- a CDS encoding branched-chain amino acid ABC transporter ATP-binding protein — protein MLRTRGLTRRFGGLVAVDHVDFELGENELCSLIGPNGAGKTTFFNLLTGVLAPSDGTVELRSGDGWRDVTAAGPAETARMGIHRSYQITNIFPTNTVLENVRVAAQADADTGRRFYRNVNAFDDHVEEAYDILDRVDLAEEADTVAENLSHGAARQLEVGVALAGDPDVLLLDEPNAGVSSESVDRIVDLIEDVARDHAVLLVEHNMDIVMNVSDRVVVLDRGSVIANDPPEDVRNDEEVRQAYLGGYEREAEGRP, from the coding sequence ATGCTGCGCACGCGGGGATTGACCCGTCGATTCGGCGGCCTGGTCGCGGTCGACCACGTCGACTTCGAACTCGGCGAGAACGAACTGTGTTCGCTCATCGGCCCGAACGGCGCCGGGAAGACGACGTTCTTCAACCTGTTGACGGGCGTACTCGCCCCCAGCGACGGCACCGTCGAACTCCGTAGCGGGGACGGCTGGCGGGACGTGACCGCCGCCGGCCCGGCCGAGACGGCCCGGATGGGCATCCACCGGTCGTACCAGATCACGAATATCTTCCCGACGAACACCGTCCTGGAGAATGTCCGCGTCGCCGCGCAGGCCGACGCCGACACGGGTCGGCGGTTCTACCGCAACGTCAACGCCTTCGACGACCACGTCGAGGAGGCCTACGACATCCTCGACCGCGTCGACCTCGCCGAGGAAGCGGACACCGTCGCGGAGAACCTCAGCCACGGTGCAGCCCGCCAGTTAGAGGTCGGCGTCGCGCTCGCGGGCGACCCGGACGTGCTCCTCCTGGACGAACCGAACGCGGGCGTCTCCAGCGAGAGCGTCGACCGCATCGTCGACCTCATCGAGGACGTCGCCCGCGACCACGCCGTGCTGCTGGTCGAACACAACATGGACATAGTGATGAACGTCAGCGACAGGGTCGTCGTCCTCGACCGTGGGTCCGTCATCGCCAACGACCCGCCCGAGGACGTCCGCAACGACGAGGAGGTCCGCCAGGCGTACCTCGGCGGCTACGAACGAGAAGCGGAGGGGCGGCCATGA
- a CDS encoding branched-chain amino acid ABC transporter permease has product MIGAIAAFPDPATLFEVFVSGLAKASLYAMMALGLTLIFGLLGVLNFAHGSLTMLGAYIAGLVMVTFTGSAPAIALFVVAAVVAGVLVGGVGAAMEVGLIRRLYDRPPIYQILLTFGVTLVIDELARIVVLFYGIQPNADWRTATQTKPTSMGGSMDLLGASIGNLELFQIAWGVATVVAVWAFLNRTRYGLVVRAGSEDDEMAAALGIDVRRVFTVVFALGAALAGFAGALLMWDSVWGASVPLASETLLPAFVVVIVGGLGSFRGSVLAALLVGMVDAVMTHVFNLGIIRFSGLSELTIFLILVGVLVVRPQGISGLAEVGGH; this is encoded by the coding sequence ATGATCGGCGCTATCGCCGCCTTCCCGGACCCGGCAACCCTCTTCGAGGTGTTCGTCTCCGGGCTGGCGAAGGCGTCGCTGTACGCGATGATGGCGCTCGGTCTCACCCTCATCTTCGGTCTACTCGGCGTGCTGAACTTCGCACACGGGTCGCTGACGATGCTCGGCGCTTACATCGCCGGCCTCGTGATGGTGACGTTCACCGGCAGCGCACCCGCAATCGCGCTGTTCGTCGTCGCCGCCGTCGTCGCGGGCGTGCTGGTCGGCGGCGTCGGCGCCGCGATGGAGGTCGGACTGATACGGCGACTGTACGACCGGCCGCCCATCTACCAGATTCTCCTGACGTTCGGCGTCACGCTCGTCATCGACGAACTCGCGCGCATCGTCGTGCTGTTCTACGGCATCCAGCCGAACGCGGACTGGCGCACCGCAACCCAGACGAAACCGACGTCGATGGGCGGGTCGATGGACCTGCTCGGCGCCTCCATCGGCAACCTGGAACTGTTCCAGATAGCGTGGGGCGTGGCCACTGTCGTCGCCGTGTGGGCGTTCCTCAACCGGACGCGCTACGGCCTCGTCGTGCGCGCGGGCAGCGAGGACGACGAGATGGCGGCCGCCCTCGGCATCGACGTCCGACGGGTGTTCACTGTCGTGTTCGCGCTCGGCGCCGCCCTCGCCGGGTTCGCCGGCGCGCTACTGATGTGGGACTCCGTCTGGGGCGCAAGCGTGCCGCTCGCCTCCGAGACACTGCTCCCGGCGTTCGTCGTCGTCATCGTCGGCGGCCTCGGGTCGTTCCGGGGGTCCGTCCTCGCAGCGCTGCTCGTCGGCATGGTCGACGCGGTGATGACCCACGTCTTCAACCTGGGCATCATCAGGTTCTCCGGCCTCTCCGAACTCACCATCTT
- a CDS encoding DNA-binding protein: MINVSMEMEQYDCPFVHASDRHEVAFSSVHCDTGPDRTEVRMVAEATDRDALESGLSAVRNNEGVRDYELFSKVDNVAKFRTVVGPTAAMGVVHDHDGYITGPFYAEAGTETWHVGFDEPDRADGALAALERSHEFDVVGRDDTDEAELHQLVQNAGAAMTLIEGCRDLSDVERQTLEAAVTDGYYENPRDATLGTLADRFDVSKPAVSKNLRRGEQKMIQRVIEAIENIE; this comes from the coding sequence GCATGGAGATGGAGCAGTACGACTGCCCGTTCGTCCATGCGAGCGATCGCCACGAGGTCGCGTTCTCCTCGGTCCACTGCGACACCGGCCCGGACCGCACGGAGGTCCGGATGGTCGCCGAGGCCACGGACCGCGACGCACTCGAATCCGGGCTCTCTGCCGTGCGGAACAACGAGGGCGTCCGTGACTACGAACTGTTCTCGAAGGTGGACAACGTCGCGAAGTTCCGGACCGTCGTCGGTCCGACGGCCGCGATGGGCGTCGTCCACGACCACGACGGCTACATCACGGGACCGTTCTACGCAGAGGCGGGCACCGAGACGTGGCACGTCGGCTTCGACGAACCAGACCGTGCGGACGGCGCGCTCGCGGCGCTCGAGCGCAGCCACGAGTTCGACGTGGTGGGCCGCGACGACACGGACGAGGCGGAACTCCACCAGCTCGTGCAGAACGCGGGCGCGGCGATGACGCTCATCGAGGGCTGCCGGGACCTTTCTGACGTCGAACGCCAGACGCTGGAGGCCGCCGTCACGGACGGCTACTACGAGAATCCGCGGGACGCCACGCTCGGTACGCTAGCGGACCGCTTCGACGTCTCGAAGCCCGCGGTGTCGAAGAACCTCCGGCGCGGCGAACAGAAGATGATCCAGCGCGTCATCGAGGCCATCGAGAACATCGAGTGA